DNA from Leptospira harrisiae:
ATGCAGACAAAGCAAAACGTAATGATGACATCAAAGCCATCAACAAAGAGACAGTAGAACATTTTAAAACTCTACTTGCTCCCGAAGACAAAACAAAAGATATCAAACATTTTCTACATGAATTAGAATACGAAGTGGTTCGCGAACTAGTGCTCGGCGAAGGAATTCGTTTTGACGGTCGTAAAACCAATGAAATTCGTCAAATTTCTTGTGAAATCGATGTCCTTCCTGGACCTCATGGATCGGCGGTATTCACTCGTGGACAAACCCAATCTCTTGGCGTTGTGACTCTTGGAACTACTTCCGACAACCAAAGATACGAAACTTTGGAAGGTTCGAAAGAGAAGAACTTTATGTTGCACTACAATTTCCCAGCTTTTTCTGTGGGAGAGGTGCGTCGTAACTCAGGCCCTGGTCGCCGTGAAATTGGTCACGGAAACCTGGCAGAACGTGCGATTAAAAAAGTCCTTCCTTCTCAAGTGGACTTTCCTTATGTGATTCGTATCGTTTCTGAAATTTTAGAATCCAATGGATCTTCCTCTATGGCTTCCGTTTGTTCGGGAACCTTAGCCCTTATGGCTGGTGGAGTTCCTATTTCTGGCCCAGTGTCCGGAATTGCTATGGGTCTTTTCAGTGATGAAAAGGGTCGATTTGCAGTTCTTTCTGACATTGCTGGAATCGAAGATCACTTTGGTGATATGGATTTCAAACTGGCTGGAACTAAAAAAGGCATCACTGCTTTCCAAATGGATTTAAAAGTCAATGGACTAGGACTCGAAGTTTTACAAAAAGCCATCGAACAAGCTGAAGTGGGTCGTGATCATATCCTTGGGGAAATGAACAAATCCATCTCTGCTGTGAAAGGCAACTTGAGCCTCAATGCTCCGCGCATCACTCTCAAACAAATTCCAAAAGATCGAATTGGTGAACTCATTGGGCCTGGTGGTAAAATGATCCGTGCGATCATCGAACAATCTGGTTCCGAAATTTCTGTGGATGATACTGGTAAAGTAACGATTGCTTCTCCAAGTGAAGAAGCAAAAGAAAAAGCCATTGCCATGATCGATGGAATTTTTGAAGAAATCGAAGTTGGTAAAATCTATGATGGTGTCATCAAACGAATTGCTGATTTTGGTGCCTTTGTTGAAATTCTTCCTGGAAAAGAAGGTCTCTGCCACATCTCTAAACTGGATGTGAAACGAGTGCAATCGGTTCGTGATATTGTTTCCGAAGGGGACAAGATCCAAGTAAAGGTAATTTCCGTTGATAAAATGGGAAAAATTGACCTTTCTCGTAAGGATGTTCTTTTAGACAACTAAACAGTCCCCAAACAACTGTTTGGGGGGAGTAACCAAATGGTTTCTGTCGTCGAATGCAAACGAACCGTTTTACCCAATGGGTTAACGGTTCTCTTCCAACCTATGAAACACGCATCCTCAATGGGGGTGGGTGTTTTTTTGAAACAGGGCAGTCTTGCCGAAACCAATTCCGAACATGGATACTTTCACTTTTTAGAGCATATGCTCTTTAAGGATACGAAGAACAGAACCAGTAAAGAAATCGCTGAATCCATCGAAAGAGTGGGTGGAATTTTAAATGGATCCACTGGACGTGAATACACCCAATACTATGTAGTTGCTATTAAGGATCAGGCCGAACTTGCTTTTGATATCCTTTCCGATATGCTCTTTCGTCCTCTTTTTCGTAAAGAAGACATCCATATCGAAAAAGGTGTCATTATGGAAGAGATGCGTTCTTATGAAGATGCTCCCGATGATTTTGTTTATGATTATTACTTTCGTAATATATTCGGGAAGTCACCTTACGGCCGTGATATCATTGGAACAAAAAAATCGGTCACTGGGGTGAGTGAAAAATCCATACGGACTTTTTTTGAAAAACATTATTTCCCTAAAAATATGGTGATTTCCGTATCTGGAAATTTCACTTGGGAAAAAATTTTAGACCTAACTAACAAATATTTTTCTTTTGAAAATCCTAAGGGAAAAAATCCGACGGAGCTTATCATTCCAGCACCTAAAAAAAGTTATTCGAAACATTTGGAACGCCGTAAAATCGAACAGTTTCATATCATGCTTGGTGTGAATGGAAATAAAAGAGATTACCGAACTGTGACTGTGACCCAACTCATCTCTACGATTCTTGGTGGAGGAATGGCATCTCGTCTTTTCCAAAACATCAGAGAAAAAGAAGGACTATGTTACAGCATTTATAGTTTTCCTTCTTATTACAAAACCACAGGACTATTTTCCATCTCTTCTGCCACTTCGAAAGAAAAGGCAGCTCGTTGTGTGGAACTGATTTTAAAGGAACTGGAAAGTATTTCCAAAAATGGCTTTTCCAAATCAGAACTTGCCGATGCAAAGTCCAACCAAATGGGTTCGATTGCCATCGGTTATGAACTTCCCGAAAACCGAATGAATAATATAGGCCTCCAAGAAATCTATTACGGTAAGTATTTTTCTTTGGAAGACCGAATGAAATCCATTAAATCCGTAACCTTGGACGAAATCAACGAAACCGCTAAACAACTGTTTGATTTAAAGAAAGTTCATTTGTCTTGTGTGGGTGATATGTCAGAATCTCAGTTTTCCAAAATCCCTACGCAGTTCGGTGGTTAGGTGACAAAAGTTCGAAAAGAAGCCAGGAGCCAAATGTGAAGATGCGAAACCATAGGTTCAAACACGGAATCTGCTGGTTTTGAACCTAAACTACGAAAAATGAAGTTTACAAAGGACAAAATGAAATTACCTGAAATTCATATTCAGATTTTAAAAGAGGGAGCAGTGGTCCCTGAATACAAAACCTCTGGTTCCGCAGGAATGGATTTGTCTGCTTGCCTATCTGAAAACCTTATCCTTCCGAATGGCAAAGTGGTCTTTGTTCCTACAGGACTTGCCATGGCGATCCCGGAAGGATACGAAGGCCAAATTCGACCAAGGAGTGGATTTTCCACAAAGAACCGAATTATGATGCCAAATAGCCCGGGAACCATCGATTCCGATTACCGGGGAGAAATTCTCATCCCACTTCTAAACTTAAGTGGGGCCGATTTTGTTTTGGAGCCCGGAACTCGGGTTGCCCAAATTGTGTTCCAAGCAGTGGCACAGCTTCCGGTCCAAGTGGTAACAGAACTTTCTACCACAGAGAGGGGAGCCGGCGGGTTTGGAAGCACAGGAAAATAAGACATAATTAGAAAAAAAGACACTTAGCTTTTTTTGATCTCTACCGATAGGAAGCTGTAGAGGTGCCTTTTTATGATGCGATCCCTTTGGACCGGTGCTACCGGGATGATTGCCCAACAATTCCATATTGATACGGTTGCCAACAACTTGGCCAACGTAAACACCACAGGTTTCAAAAAGAATCGTGTGGACTTCGAAGATTTAGTGTACCAACACCAAGTGCTTGCGGGAACTCCAGCCACCTCTGTTTCCGAAATTCCTACTGGAGTGAATGTGGGTCATGGGGTAAAAGTCGCCGCCACACAGAAGTTATTCGAGATTGGTTCTTTCCAAGCCACAGGAAATAAACTAGACCTGGCCC
Protein-coding regions in this window:
- the pnp gene encoding polyribonucleotide nucleotidyltransferase gives rise to the protein MATELTGSWGRDSITIETGKWAKQAHGSVVYKTGNLVLLATVCAADEPKEGQDFFPLTCEYTEKAYSVGRFPGGYFKREAKPAEHEVLLSRILDRPIRPMFPEGYFSEVQLLVQVLSADKQVSVQGHAINAASAALSVSSIPFAGPIAGARIGRIGGEFVLNPTNEEITKSDLDLVVAGTKDAIVMIEGEANEISKEDMMAALRFAQEQLKVAVAMQEELAKKNGTVKKEVVLKAPDKDLHAKIREFAFDRLTAANKNADKAKRNDDIKAINKETVEHFKTLLAPEDKTKDIKHFLHELEYEVVRELVLGEGIRFDGRKTNEIRQISCEIDVLPGPHGSAVFTRGQTQSLGVVTLGTTSDNQRYETLEGSKEKNFMLHYNFPAFSVGEVRRNSGPGRREIGHGNLAERAIKKVLPSQVDFPYVIRIVSEILESNGSSSMASVCSGTLALMAGGVPISGPVSGIAMGLFSDEKGRFAVLSDIAGIEDHFGDMDFKLAGTKKGITAFQMDLKVNGLGLEVLQKAIEQAEVGRDHILGEMNKSISAVKGNLSLNAPRITLKQIPKDRIGELIGPGGKMIRAIIEQSGSEISVDDTGKVTIASPSEEAKEKAIAMIDGIFEEIEVGKIYDGVIKRIADFGAFVEILPGKEGLCHISKLDVKRVQSVRDIVSEGDKIQVKVISVDKMGKIDLSRKDVLLDN
- the dut gene encoding dUTP diphosphatase translates to MKLPEIHIQILKEGAVVPEYKTSGSAGMDLSACLSENLILPNGKVVFVPTGLAMAIPEGYEGQIRPRSGFSTKNRIMMPNSPGTIDSDYRGEILIPLLNLSGADFVLEPGTRVAQIVFQAVAQLPVQVVTELSTTERGAGGFGSTGK
- a CDS encoding M16 family metallopeptidase; translation: MVSVVECKRTVLPNGLTVLFQPMKHASSMGVGVFLKQGSLAETNSEHGYFHFLEHMLFKDTKNRTSKEIAESIERVGGILNGSTGREYTQYYVVAIKDQAELAFDILSDMLFRPLFRKEDIHIEKGVIMEEMRSYEDAPDDFVYDYYFRNIFGKSPYGRDIIGTKKSVTGVSEKSIRTFFEKHYFPKNMVISVSGNFTWEKILDLTNKYFSFENPKGKNPTELIIPAPKKSYSKHLERRKIEQFHIMLGVNGNKRDYRTVTVTQLISTILGGGMASRLFQNIREKEGLCYSIYSFPSYYKTTGLFSISSATSKEKAARCVELILKELESISKNGFSKSELADAKSNQMGSIAIGYELPENRMNNIGLQEIYYGKYFSLEDRMKSIKSVTLDEINETAKQLFDLKKVHLSCVGDMSESQFSKIPTQFGG